gtcctgctgctgcctctgcccaccTCGGGCGCTGGGACTCACCGTGTGTTCTCTCTCCCAGGGATGGAAGGGTCTCGGAAAACACTGTGTGCTTGATCCGAAAACTGCTGGTCTTGGATCCACAGCAGCGTCTGACAGCTTCGGAAGTGCTGGATTCTCTCAGCTCCATCATAGCATCGTGGtatgtgcaggaggagggagacGGGAAGATGGCGGTGTTgttgcagctgcagccagcagacgTGCTGCCAGACAGGACACCAGAGGGGGATCTGTGGGAACTGCAGCAAAGCCTTTAAATCCTGCGTCTCCGCCGTTGGCGTCCGCTGACGGACACAGGGAGTGGCGGGCACGAGCGCTTGTCCTTGTGACCCTGGCTGGAGTTGTAGAGCACGAACGCTGCTGAACAGTGTGGGGTACAGGAGGGCCTGTGCTGCTGTGCCCCCACTGCTGGCTGCTGAAGGAGGTCGGATGGTCAGGAAGATCTTCTGTGTGCAAACAGACGCAGCAAAATGCAGGCGCTTCCTGCAAGCTTCTGATTAGCGCTGCCTTATCCGTTAAGTAAAAGCAGGCGTGAGATCTCTCGAGGGGAAGAGCAGGGGTGCCGTTACAGGTGGGAACACTACACATGCAGGGTGGGGATGTCTCTTGAGGGTAAATCTGACTCCGGGACTGGTGTGAACCAACTGCAGTGAGATCCAGTAGCACGCTCCAGAAGCGGCTGCTGGCAGTGGCCACTCGGTGCAGCCCTCTCGTCAGCCCCGTGACCTGCTGTCCGTGCTGCACAGCACGCCCAGGCAAAGGGCTTGTGCTGCCTGTTGAGTCAGCAGTGAGGTCTGTGATTTTTGGAGCTGTGGCTGTTTTCTCTCCTACCTATGCAAGAGTTGGAGTTCCACATcccgttaaaaaaaaagaaaaagaaaatacaaaaataaggcAGCCTTGGGATTAAACAGGATTTCGTACCAGGGAAGGTGGATGTGGGGTGGTGTCCTGTCGCAGCAGGAGCCGGTGCGGTGTCCGGGCCGTGTTCCAGTGCCTGGCCACGGCCGGACGGGTGGGATTGCCCTGGCCAGGGCgctgggtgggggggctgggCCGAGTCCCTCATGCTGCGCTCTCCCCCCAGGCAGTCGATGTCCTCGCTGAGTGGCCCTTTGCAAGTGGTGCCAGACATCGACGACCAAGTGGCTAACCCGGAGAACCCCCAGGAGGTAGGGTCTCCGCTTTGCTTTTCTGTGCCCAGTCTGCAGCGGCAGGAGATGGCAGCGCCCCGTGGCACCCGAGCCGGGGGGGGGTCGGTGAGGACCCAGGTGTGGCCGCGTCTCTGCGAGGCCGCCGGGTCCATCACCGTCTTGTGCAGCGGAAGGAAAGGCTCGTGCTGCTGGGACCGGAGTTGCGTCCGGCTGGCCGTGCTGCTGGGAGTGAGCTCGGCGGCCGCGGCGCTGGCCGAGGGGCAGCTTGCTCCGCTCCGAGCCGCGCTCCCTCCCTGGCACGCAGCTGAGAGCTCGCGTCCGCTGGGAGAGGTAGCGGTGACAGCTCAGGCTCCCCGGTGAGTTCTGCGGCGGGAGCAAACATCCTGCTTGCTTGCCAGCGTATTTTGTGTTGGAAGTGATGGGCGGTGACCTCGCTGCCTGGGGACGGCTGTGTAGGAGCTTCCGCTGCGATGCCGCGGTTGGAGCTGCCGTCAGAAATCCCCCCGCTGGGCCGGGGGATGTGAGCGGGGGtcgggcagctgcagcccctgaACACCTGGCAGGGTTGGGACGAGCTGCATCAGGACAGACCCCTGAGGTTCCAGACCTGGTGGCACTAACGACGCGTGGGGAGCCCTGCCTGTGTGTCTGGTGGCAGGCCCCGTTCTTGCACTAGGACTCTAGTTATCCCGTGGTAGCTCAGGACCAGCGCAGAGGGGTCGCGGGGCCGTTGCCGTGTCTCTGATGGGGTTCTCTGGCAGGTGAAGGTGACGGAGGAGTGCTCGCAGTACGAGTTCGAGAACTACATGAGGCAGCAGCTGCTCTTGGCTGAGGAGAAGAACACCTTGCATGAGGCCAAGAGCTTCCTCCAGAAGCGGCAGTTTGGGAACATCCCGCCGGTGCGACGCCTGGGCCACGACGCCCAGCCCATGAACCCCTTGGACGCAGCTATCCTGGCCCAGAGGTACCTTCGGAAGTAGCTTCCCACGCATCCGAGAGCACAAGCACCACCCTGCAGTCTGCCTTTCACGTCGCCTACTACAGCTCGACAGCAATACCGGTGTCCCGTGATGGAGAGTCATGTAGCAATTCTTCTGAGCTCTGTTCAGGGGCACGCACTCACGCTCGCGCTGGAGGGAGAAGACTTTTGAAAAAGCTAGTTTTGGAAGCAGCAACCTCTTGGCATCTTCTggaatctgttttttttaaatcgaaGCCTAGATGACTAATCTGCTTTTAATCATGACTGTAATCTACCTCTCTTGTCTTTTTAACCATGCTGTTCTCTGGATCGAGCGAAGCCGGTGGGAAAGGAGAAGACTCGCGGGGTGAAGCTGGTTTGCCGGCACCGGAGTGGCGGCCGTGCAGGGCGGAGAGTCGGCTGAGTGCGTTTGCTCCATATGGTCTGAATAAGCTTAGATTTGTCGGGGTTTTCTCAAGAGGAAGAGTTTCTTGAAGCCTCGCACTTCCCTTCATCTGCATCAAATCTCTTTCTGTCCCTGTCATGCCGCCTGGTTTGGTGGTGATGCCCGGCCCTCGGCGGCCCCGTGTGGGCTGCAGCGCGCCAAGGCCTGGGAGAGCGGCACAGAGCCGCCCGGCGCGACCGGGGCTGCCGCGGACAGGGCTGTGGTGGCAGGCGACCGCTGCAGAGATCGGGTCTTGTCCGCAGTTCAGAGGTTTTGCAGGACTTGGCCTGGCCTGGCCTCTGACCTCTTTCCCACCTTTCACTGATTCTTTTAGTTTCGTAAGGATATATgatttaatcttattttttcagTAGCTTATCTAAGGTGCAGTTAAAATTGCATTAATTCTGATTTAGCATTTTCACACTTCAGTTGTGGTACAGATATAATATATGAGTTATAATGTGAAAAAGCTTCCCAAAATAATCTGCCTAGAATTAGGGAGGGGCTGGCTGCAGTCTCTACTGTATTTGTTCCCTGGCTTACCTTGCCGTCGCAGCCTCGCCACGCGCACCCGGCGCCGTCGCTGCTGTCCCGCGTGGTGCCGCGCTGGGAGAAGGACGTCCTGGTTTGTCGCCTGATGCCACTGGAAGAGCGTTTGCCTGTGCTGAGAACGGGAACGATTGTTTCTGAGCCTCGTTTCGTGGACTGGATGCCTCTCTTGCCAGATGCACTGTTCTCACGCAGAGCTCCCCGGCTCTCCCTCTCCGGCTGGCTGCTTCCCCGGCTCCGGGCATCGCCCGCTCCTCCCAGCCCCGGGCTGGGCACGGCGCAGCCTCTGAGCGGGGACGGGGAAGCTGCCGTGGCCGCGGCCGGGGGGGCTGGCTCTGCTTTTTGGGGCCAGCTCTGCCAGGCGGGTGAGTGTGGGCAGGCAGCGAGTAGCAGATCCCTGTAGCGTGTTGTTGCCTTCTCTTGCCGCGGCTGGGGGAGCGGACtgggcccagcctgggcccccctcCAGGTGTCCGTGTGGGGACGCAGGGACGGCCTGGAGCTCCCGGGCGGCCTCGGGCATTACGTCCTGCCTGCGCGTGGCCGCGGGCGGGCAGGCACTCGTGAACACTAACGCAGACTCGAACGGTCGCGCCACCCCCAGCCAGCTGAGCCAGTAGCCTCACGTCTTAGCCTTATTTATTTTAGAGATGGtcggcccctcgcccccccgtgcccccagccGCGGAGCGGGAACCCCCCAGCCCCTGCGCACCCCTGGGGCCCGGACCCCCAGCTGGGGCCCTGCTCTTCCATCTGGTTTTCTCCTGTCTGGCTCCCAcctctttaattttttgttttcacccCCAAAGTGAAAGCAATATTCTGGGGGCTCTGCGGCGCGGTCTCGCACCCAGCATTCCTGCGTGCCGGCCAGCGCCAGTAAATCCCACTTGTGTTAAGTAAACTGGAAGGGAGGTGGTGCGGGGGGGGTGCGGGCGGAGGGGCCGCGCTGCGGGAAGGAGCCTGTTgtaagaggaaaaacagaaaaaagaaaaagaaaaaaaaaaagaaaaaatttgtaTAAAGACATTATTTTTGTACTACATCGAAACTACTCCTGCATGTCGGCAATAAAACTTGGTACCGAGAGCCCGGCGCGCTGCGGGACCGGGGGGGGACGgcgagggggccggggggctgcagggctcgggggggggccggggaggggaccggggggggctgcggggctcgggggggccgGGAAGGGgatcggggggctgcggggctcgaggggccggggaggagaCCGGGGGGGCTGCGTGGCTCGAGGGGGgtcggggagggggctgggggtcgcGGCCGCCCCAGCCCGGAGCGGGTCCCCGGACGCTGGGCCGTGGGGTCCGGCCGGGGCCGACCCGCGGGGTGGGGGTCGGACGGGGGGGGTGCAGCAGGGCCGGACCCCTCCCCACGGCCCGGGCTGCGCCGTCCTGCACGGCCGGGACCGGGCCGGACCCCGCGCGTCccctccgctccctcccgggccggggctgccctgcgGGGCTTGGCCGAGTCCCGGGAGCGCGGCCGGGGGGTGGCGGGGCCCGGTCCTGCCGGTGGGGAGGGGGCctggagccccccgcccgccgcccgctccgggcCGGCCCCGAGCGCCGcgtcccgggggagcggggggggacccggccccggccccggccccgctcggcccggggctgccattggctccgcgctgccgcccgcttcctgccgccgcgccgctcccgtcccgctccccgctccccgctcccgtcCCGCTCCGCCGTGCCCCGGTGAGTGCCCGCCCGCCGGACCGGTACCCGCGCGGGGCTCGGGTCGCGGGCGGAGGGGAACCCGCGGGATCCCGGCACCCcgcggcccccagccctgcccggcgaCTGCGGGGGTGCGGGGATGGGGGCTCAGGGGCTCGGGGATGGGGGCTCGGGGACGCAGCGGTTGgggatgcggggctgggggcgcggggctgggggcgcggggacTCGGAGCTTGGTGCCTGGGGACTCTGGGCTCGGGGATGCGGAGCTGGGGGCTCGGGGACTCGGGGAGGCAGCGGTtggggacgcggggctgggggcgcggggctgggggctcagggaCGCAGCGGTTGGGGATGCAGAGCTGGGTGGTTCAGGACTTGGGGCTGGGGTCTCGGGACTCAGAGCTTGGTGCTCAGGGACCCAGGGCTCGGGGACCCAGGGCTCGGCGTTGGGGACAtggggctgagggctccagggctgtgGCCGTACCCCGGGGTGGGCCCGCTCTGGTccccccagggcagccccggctGCGTTGGCGGGGGGCTCGGTGCTCCCCTGCCCAGCACCGCAGCACCTACCTTGGCCCTGTTCCCTCcgcctgtccctgctgtccccagaccCCCTCGCACCCCGTGCCCACCACCACGGCCACGGGCGCTGGGCTCCGGGGGTCCCTGGTGCCCCACAGCGGGGCTGTGCAGCTCCCAGCTGGACCCCGAGCCGTGGGGCAGGGGTCTGCTCCGTGGGGAGGCCCCGGACACGCTGCCCACCGTGTCCCACCGTGAGGGGCTGCCCAGCCGCGGGCTGCGCGATGGCCCCGCAGCGCTGGACCGTCCGGGATGGTTCTGCTGATGTGtcacattttctgcatttctttcctcATTCCTCGCTCCCTGGAGCCGTTTCTGGGAAATGAGCTCGTCCCCTGCCAGGCCCGGGCACCGCATCGCCccccgccctgcccagccccacgcccTGGGGCCTCGGCACCCCACGGCCGAGGGGACCCGGCCCCACGCCGGCATGGCAGGGCGGTCAGGGCCCGCGGGGACGGGGTGCCGGGGCTGGTGCTCCGCTgctgggggctgcgcggggccctgggcggggggcggtgggtgctcaccccgcacCCCGGCAGGCTCTGGCACCCCGTCCCCACGGGGCGTCaccggggagggggctcggggcaCCCACATccgctcccagcccagctcccgggGCAGGGTCCCGTGGGAGCCGTGGCCGGCACCGCTGGGAGGGCGTGGGTGGCTTTTCCTCTCGCAGAGGGGTCAGCGACTGCCCCTCGCCCGGGGGTccggcaggagctggggggctcGGGGTCAGCCCCGGCTCGGCGGTGTTCCCTGCTGACCCGGTGGCCTTTGCACCATGGACTGGTCCTTGTCCCCACGGACAAACAGCCGGGGCTggtgcggggctgggagcagcgtggggccgggtgggggggggggggggtttgtgggcACCGCGCatgctgctggggggctggcatgGGCATGCTGGCGGGAGGTGTGGGGACCCCGGCACCGAGCCCAGCCCCACGTGCCATGCCGGTGGCTGGGGCTTGGCGTGGAAGCCCGGCCCGGTGCCGCAGACCCCCCCCGACGTGGTGTCCTGGAGGGTCCGTGTCCATCCCAGTCCCACGACGGGGACAGAGGTGGGTGGGAGGGGGGCAGTGCCCGGTTGGCACATGGTGGGGCTCGGCCCAGACCCGGTACGAGGCCCTGCTCTGGCTCGGGGCACGGCCGTGTGCAGGAATGGCCCCAGAGTGGGGGCTCCAGAGGGGAGgtccagccccccagcaccacctTGCTCAGCCCCCGTGTCCCCCAGATGCTGAGCACGCGCCGTCCCCAGAGACTCGGAGCGTGACCGGGCGCGGGATGGAGAGCCGCAGGCGGGACATGGAGCTGCTCAGCAACAGCATGGCTGCGTTCGCCCACATCCGAGGTGAGCCCACCGGCGCGGCGGGGACacgtcccggggggggggggggggggggtccccaggccaccGCGGGCCCCAGGGCAGCACGGGCCCGTCCTGCATCCCCTCTGCTCTCCCCGCAGCCAACCCCGAGAGCTTCGGGCTCTACTTCGTGCTGGGCGTCTGCTTCGGGCTGGTGCTGACGCTGTGCCTGCTGGTGCTGCGCCTCTCCTGccgggcccccccgcgccccccgccccgcccgagGGGCCTCAGCCaggacgaggacgaggacgacgaggacgaggaggaggaagaggaggacactGTTGACCACGCTGCATCCGAGTCGCTGCTGCCAGTGACCGAGATCCCTCTGGAGAGCCACGGCCCCGGGGACGGCGCGATGGCCGTCAACGTCTTCGCCTCGGCCGAGGAGCTGGCGCGGGCGCAGCGGCTGGAGGAGCGCGAGCGCATCATCCGCGAGATCTGGCGCAACGGGCAGCCCGACGTcctgggcaccggcaccggcaccctgGGCCGTGTCCACTACTACTGAGCCCCGGCTCAGCGCCCGGCGCCAAgaccgtgccccccaccccgggagctGCCTGGGACCCTCGCTGGGGCCGGGAGATGGGAGGACGGGGGGCTGCCCACCgccctgggctggaggagctgccccGAGCATCCCTGCACCGCTGCCAGCCGGAGCCCGGTGCCACGGGCACCCCCGGGACCAGACTCCCCCCGCCCTGGGTCACGATGCACCTGGAGCCATTGGTACGACTGCTGGCAGCCGCCCCGGGACCCGCGGGGACGAGGACGGGGACAGGGAGACCTTGCTGGGGGACACCCATCGCTGGGGGACACCCATCGCCGGGGGTCACGGGCGGGCTGTGTGTCTGTGTAAtccggggggggggtcctgccccaCCAACACGGTGCTGTCACCCACTGCTGGGGCCCAGCGTGGCGGGGGCTCTGCTCGCCGGGGTGGCTgcggctgcagcagctggtgctgggggtggggtgggggtctccccccccccccccccccctcccccagcccccactGAAACGAGCCGGGACCCATCCGGCACCACCTGGGCTGAGCCGTCGCCCTCGGGCCATCTCCCCACGGCTCTCGGGGCGCCGGGGGCTCCCCGGGGACGCAGGCCACATCCTGCCcacgctcccggccccggcccagccccgcggggcgtgggggccctgctgccccctccccagccccctcccggcAGCTTTATAAAAATAGCTCCTTCCCAGGCCGGTCCCCCGCGCCACCAGCCGGATCCAGATGTTTTCCAGATGTTGGTGGCTGGAGGCCAGGAtgcgccggggctggggctgggaaatGATgcgggggctggaggaggaggaggaggtggtgctgTGGGCCCTTCCTCTGCACCTCAGCCCAGGGCAAGGCGCAAGgcgcagggggtggggggggacgtgcagccccccaggacccaCTGGTGGGGTCTGCAGCCCCGGCACGTCCGCTCCCACGCCAAGGGCTGAACACAGCTGGCTCCTGCCCTGGGCTCTGCAGAGAGCCAGCCCAGGTGGGACACCCCCTGTGCCCTGGTGGGGCCCCCTGTCCACAGTGGGACGCCCTGTGCTATGGTGAGGACCCCCCCTGCCATGGTTTGACCCCCCTGTCCCTGGTGGGACCCCACTGTGCCATGGTGGGACCCCCCTGTGCCATGGTGGGACCCCCTGTGCCATGGTGGGATCCCCTGTGCCAAGGtgggacacccccccaccccaccccccccccgtgcTCCACTGGGGACCCCTGTGCTATGGTGGGACCCCCTGTGCCTGCAGGGACGTGGCCACCCATGGCAGCACCCGTGCAGCCCGGCAGCGCTCTGTAaccaaaatacttcaaaatactttattttcgACAATCTCTGTGCTGGTGGGGTGCTGCAGAGCCTCgggcccccctgccccgcaggGAGCCGTGCGGGGCCGGCGCTGGTACCGGGggtgcagcctgggctgggggggctcagggcGTAGGGTGGCCACGGTGCCCACAGCCCCGCGTGCCGTCAGGGGGCCGCAGGGTGGGCACGGTGGCCGCAACCCCCGCCACGCTAGCAGGGCAGCCCCTTCCTCACCCGCTCGATCTCTGCCTGTGGGAGGGGGCTGTCAgcatttgggggtggggggaccccggCGCTGGGCAGCCCCTCCCCCAGAACTCACCTACAGCGCCTGGCGCCGGGCccgctcctggcacagaaccgtCCGCATCTCCTCCAagtcctgcctgcagccagcgcCGACGGCTCAGCCGGGGCCGGACCGATggccgggagctgctggggacccccccacgaCCCCCTCCCCAATCCCCACTCACAGGTGCTGGGCTCGCATCAGGTCCACGAGGATGTGCAGGGACCGGACCTCGGCCTTCAGGTGCGTGGCCGTGGGGTGGCTCAGCTTGGCCGTGCTCACTGGCACCGCATGGA
The Opisthocomus hoazin isolate bOpiHoa1 chromosome 17, bOpiHoa1.hap1, whole genome shotgun sequence DNA segment above includes these coding regions:
- the EVA1B gene encoding protein eva-1 homolog B isoform X1, which gives rise to MAPEWGLQRGGPAPQHHLAQPPCPPDAEHAPSPETRSVTGRGMESRRRDMELLSNSMAAFAHIRANPESFGLYFVLGVCFGLVLTLCLLVLRLSCRAPPRPPPRPRGLSQDEDEDDEDEEEEEEDTVDHAASESLLPVTEIPLESHGPGDGAMAVNVFASAEELARAQRLEERERIIREIWRNGQPDVLGTGTGTLGRVHYY
- the EVA1B gene encoding protein eva-1 homolog B isoform X2, coding for MESRRRDMELLSNSMAAFAHIRANPESFGLYFVLGVCFGLVLTLCLLVLRLSCRAPPRPPPRPRGLSQDEDEDDEDEEEEEEDTVDHAASESLLPVTEIPLESHGPGDGAMAVNVFASAEELARAQRLEERERIIREIWRNGQPDVLGTGTGTLGRVHYY